The following are encoded together in the Borrelia maritima genome:
- a CDS encoding DUF226 domain-containing protein: MQNIAKFIQLDKSIVRCSDKKNLFIKIEKDNDKTMYHTKIMMDIYKFGLNKKKNKCRISLRKLFNQSKVEEFNLFSLRVDDKFLGIYYGYKKPIKKIFVKYEVGGIEKSYLLSKAYYMEFRFKKGSVFCYFKSLSRLLKKEQVNIAYNKTLFSMFTTLEKQVYEFYDKKYPQKGPLIKWIEKNWLKNQIL; the protein is encoded by the coding sequence ATGCAAAACATAGCAAAATTTATACAATTAGATAAATCAATAGTTAGATGTTCAGATAAAAAAAATCTTTTTATCAAGATTGAAAAAGATAATGATAAAACAATGTATCATACAAAAATAATGATGGATATTTATAAATTTGGACTTAATAAGAAAAAAAATAAATGTCGTATATCATTAAGAAAATTATTTAATCAATCAAAAGTTGAAGAATTTAATTTATTTTCATTAAGAGTAGACGATAAATTCTTAGGTATTTACTACGGCTATAAAAAACCAATAAAGAAAATCTTTGTAAAGTACGAAGTTGGCGGAATTGAAAAATCTTATTTATTGTCAAAAGCATATTACATGGAGTTTAGATTTAAAAAAGGGAGCGTTTTTTGCTACTTTAAGAGTCTATCTCGATTGCTAAAAAAAGAACAAGTAAATATTGCCTACAATAAAACATTATTTAGTATGTTTACGACATTAGAAAAGCAAGTATATGAATTTTATGATAAAAAATACCCACAAAAAGGACCTCTTATAAAATGGATAGAAAAAAATTGGCTAAAAAACCAAATATTATAG
- a CDS encoding ParA family protein — translation MDRKKLAKKPNIIAVASIKGGVGKSTSSIMFSAILNKTNKVLLIDLDPQNAVTSYFITQDHPRMELINIYNSYSLMKKDKTFKDIVINVSKNLDFIPSYLELAKFSKEGNQFKELMLRNAVYNYLEDYDYVIIDTPPSLSAELDNALVIADKVVIPVPLERWAVENLPLLINQIKELENNFIGKETKIIHIFASKVEIGRVASTEIMALLKEKYLNKFIGEVHKSEALKRVIDYAVEPKENENYYREYLKILEKI, via the coding sequence ATGGATAGAAAAAAATTGGCTAAAAAACCAAATATTATAGCTGTTGCTTCAATTAAGGGGGGAGTTGGCAAAAGCACTTCTTCAATAATGTTTTCAGCAATTCTTAACAAAACCAATAAAGTACTACTTATTGATCTTGATCCACAAAACGCAGTTACAAGTTATTTTATAACTCAAGACCATCCTAGGATGGAATTAATTAATATTTATAATTCTTATTCTTTAATGAAGAAAGATAAGACTTTTAAGGATATTGTTATTAATGTATCTAAAAATTTAGATTTTATTCCAAGTTATCTAGAACTTGCTAAATTTAGTAAGGAAGGAAATCAATTTAAAGAACTTATGCTTAGAAATGCAGTATATAATTATTTAGAAGATTATGATTACGTTATAATTGACACTCCTCCAAGTTTATCAGCAGAGCTTGATAATGCTCTTGTGATTGCAGATAAAGTTGTAATACCGGTTCCTCTTGAAAGGTGGGCGGTTGAAAATTTACCATTACTAATAAATCAGATAAAAGAATTAGAAAATAATTTTATAGGTAAAGAGACCAAAATTATTCATATTTTCGCATCTAAGGTTGAAATAGGAAGAGTTGCCTCAACTGAAATTATGGCTTTATTAAAAGAAAAATACTTAAATAAGTTCATTGGAGAAGTTCATAAAAGCGAAGCTTTAAAAAGGGTAATAGATTATGCTGTAGAGCCAAAAGAAAACGAAAATTACTACAGAGAATACTTAAAAATTTTAGAAAAAATTTAG
- a CDS encoding chromosome replication/partitioning protein, with the protein MVKSRKIIINDRIVRNNTYINTEERDKKKYELLKNELKNRIEDDIRNKINTMKILLKIKNGKLYILDGYKRFEDFIFDFKIAKTQAYKYIKIAKLIFEGKLEEIDIIENGIDKTLFNLMKDKKIKSKVNLITPLRIRLETQEACDFYKRNLKFTSYLLEDFYQKNKEQLIKKLEKYKNK; encoded by the coding sequence ATGGTAAAAAGTAGAAAAATAATAATAAATGATAGAATTGTAAGAAATAATACTTATATTAATACTGAAGAACGAGACAAAAAAAAGTATGAACTTTTAAAAAATGAACTTAAAAATAGAATTGAGGATGATATTAGAAATAAAATAAATACAATGAAAATTTTACTAAAAATTAAAAATGGAAAGCTTTATATTTTAGATGGATATAAAAGGTTTGAAGATTTTATTTTTGACTTTAAAATAGCCAAAACTCAAGCTTATAAGTATATTAAAATAGCAAAACTTATTTTTGAAGGAAAGCTTGAAGAAATTGATATCATAGAAAATGGAATTGATAAAACTTTATTTAATTTAATGAAAGATAAAAAAATTAAGTCTAAAGTAAATTTAATAACACCACTTAGGATTAGGCTAGAAACACAAGAAGCATGTGATTTTTACAAAAGGAATCTTAAATTTACTAGCTATCTTCTTGAAGATTTTTATCAAAAAAACAAAGAACAACTTATTAAAAAATTAGAAAAATATAAAAATAAGTAA
- a CDS encoding P12 family lipoprotein: MKKKFLSIYMLLLISLLSCNTSDPNELTRKKMQDKKEKVLGFLEKIQTDDREIVEKHLEGIEKQKELVQTFYVEPVNVQRNSPYYFQEEGIEIKEEKLVPNTDEEKKAEKAISDGRLEFSKLVDDENKLKNESIQLESSFNNIYKEVSELVDSIQVEGYVVGRINHIIKTKLPRAKKYQKQEIQNKLEKQDLINLFNELLEKRGDIEELHAQLNSGLSERASAKHFFEKSQKTLKEAITERLKNERKNWPKLRRTSYSNLAIQAKNEIEDALNQLSISSSKIIKAIKIKEDVEQILQKAKSFLDSSKSNICSSDKFVIFTR; encoded by the coding sequence ATGAAAAAAAAATTTTTATCAATATATATGTTACTTTTAATAAGTTTATTATCATGTAATACAAGTGACCCAAATGAATTAACTCGCAAAAAAATGCAAGATAAGAAAGAGAAAGTTTTGGGATTTTTAGAAAAAATTCAAACAGATGATAGAGAAATTGTTGAAAAGCATCTAGAAGGAATAGAAAAACAAAAAGAATTGGTGCAGACTTTTTATGTAGAGCCTGTTAATGTACAGAGGAATTCTCCATATTATTTTCAGGAAGAAGGAATAGAGATAAAAGAAGAAAAGTTAGTTCCAAATACCGATGAAGAAAAGAAAGCAGAAAAAGCAATTAGCGATGGACGTCTTGAGTTTTCTAAATTAGTTGATGACGAAAATAAACTTAAGAATGAATCTATACAATTAGAATCTAGTTTTAATAATATTTACAAAGAAGTCTCAGAACTTGTAGATTCAATACAAGTAGAGGGGTATGTTGTAGGGAGAATAAATCATATAATAAAAACAAAACTCCCTAGGGCAAAAAAATATCAGAAGCAAGAAATCCAAAATAAGCTAGAAAAACAGGATCTGATTAATTTATTCAATGAGCTGTTAGAAAAGAGAGGTGATATTGAGGAACTTCATGCTCAATTGAATAGTGGGCTTAGCGAAAGAGCCTCTGCAAAACACTTTTTTGAGAAATCCCAAAAAACTTTAAAAGAGGCTATTACTGAGAGATTAAAAAACGAACGTAAAAATTGGCCAAAGCTAAGAAGAACATCATATAGTAATTTAGCAATACAAGCAAAAAATGAAATAGAGGATGCTTTAAATCAATTAAGCATCTCTTCTTCTAAGATAATTAAAGCAATAAAAATAAAGGAAGATGTAGAACAAATTCTTCAAAAAGCAAAATCTTTTCTAGATTCTTCAAAAAGTAACATCTGTTCTAGTGATAAATTTGTTATTTTTACGAGATAA
- a CDS encoding DUF226 domain-containing protein, whose amino-acid sequence MKNALKHIQINKPMVNKKRKEIFIKKEKENNKTMYHTKIMKDLHKLGIDTKKNQCRISFQELYYQTAFQELRLYPVKEGDKFLGIFYGYRKPIKNFLVKYEVNGIKKAYTFSKTYYIEFRFRKGSVFCYLRGLFRLLKKEKINTQYNKSLVDRFINLEKHVYEFYNKKHLGEGFIIKWILKNLK is encoded by the coding sequence ATGAAAAATGCATTAAAGCATATACAAATAAATAAACCAATGGTTAATAAAAAAAGAAAAGAGATTTTTATAAAGAAAGAAAAAGAAAATAATAAAACTATGTATCATACAAAAATAATGAAGGATCTTCACAAATTAGGAATTGATACTAAAAAAAATCAATGTCGCATATCATTTCAAGAATTATACTATCAAACAGCATTTCAAGAACTTCGTCTCTATCCCGTAAAAGAAGGGGATAAATTTTTAGGAATTTTCTATGGATATAGAAAACCAATAAAAAATTTTCTTGTAAAGTATGAGGTAAATGGAATTAAAAAAGCATATACATTCTCAAAAACATATTACATAGAATTTAGATTTAGAAAAGGCAGTGTTTTTTGTTATTTAAGAGGATTATTTCGTTTGTTGAAAAAAGAAAAAATAAATACACAATATAATAAATCACTTGTGGACAGATTTATAAATTTAGAAAAACATGTATATGAGTTTTATAATAAAAAACACTTAGGAGAAGGATTCATTATAAAATGGATATTAAAAAATCTAAAATAA
- a CDS encoding plasmid maintenance protein yields the protein MTNLLNNRKDAPYNNKLQHKLIVLISTLKYVNRKYQKYTQSNILYYFNENLKRNGQAPIKLKTMQNYLYKLEKEIKATTNYYKHLGVNCGTEIYYKLNYPKKECYLKINQYFKVKKYSRFKSRLNNYLQDKFTKTGNVDLGECFNNKNNNIKEDKSNTQIEKYQIKKYFNKCNFLSKRTLSLLNLNIDKNKLIEILRIVKRIEMSLTNNKNSHFNKPCFKKKQDRLKEILNNIQKQLNKKGYDAAQLKIHIQNLYERYKGKPHFIIENQKYKDLSNIKSKLKKSIEIKKENPSKNYKHIKINTFNILVEQLKKEKKIEVLKPIVKTYLNSKKKLEYNKIFHTYYYELLEIIKIKKIF from the coding sequence ATGACAAATTTATTAAACAACAGAAAAGATGCACCTTATAATAATAAATTACAACACAAATTAATAGTTCTTATTTCAACACTAAAGTATGTAAATAGAAAATATCAGAAATATACTCAAAGTAACATACTCTATTACTTCAATGAAAATCTTAAAAGAAATGGTCAAGCTCCCATTAAGCTAAAAACTATGCAAAATTATCTTTATAAATTAGAAAAAGAAATAAAAGCAACAACTAACTACTACAAACACTTGGGGGTAAATTGCGGAACTGAAATTTACTACAAACTCAACTACCCTAAAAAAGAATGCTATCTTAAAATTAATCAATACTTTAAAGTAAAAAAATACTCCCGATTTAAATCTAGACTTAATAACTATCTTCAAGATAAATTCACCAAAACAGGGAATGTAGATTTAGGGGAATGTTTTAATAATAAAAATAATAATATAAAAGAAGATAAAAGTAATACTCAAATAGAAAAATACCAAATAAAAAAATATTTTAATAAATGTAACTTTTTATCAAAAAGAACCCTATCTCTTTTAAATTTAAATATTGACAAAAATAAGTTAATCGAAATACTTAGAATTGTGAAAAGAATCGAAATGAGCCTAACAAATAATAAAAATTCACATTTCAATAAGCCTTGCTTCAAAAAAAAACAAGATAGGTTAAAAGAAATATTAAATAATATTCAAAAACAATTAAATAAAAAGGGATATGACGCTGCTCAATTAAAAATCCATATCCAAAACTTGTATGAAAGATATAAAGGAAAACCACACTTTATTATCGAAAATCAAAAATATAAAGACTTGAGCAATATAAAAAGTAAATTAAAAAAATCGATTGAAATAAAAAAAGAAAATCCTTCAAAAAATTATAAGCATATAAAGATAAACACTTTTAATATACTTGTGGAGCAATTAAAAAAAGAAAAAAAAATCGAAGTTCTAAAACCTATTGTAAAAACCTATTTGAATAGCAAAAAAAAATTAGAATATAATAAAATATTTCACACCTATTATTATGAATTATTAGAAATAATAAAAATCAAAAAAATTTTTTGA
- a CDS encoding type I restriction endonuclease — MLDKDINFIKSIKDVSRKIQKAKDFIENEAQTRQNLIDPFLDAMGYDHTDISIVKVEDKADIPKLNGLKKVDYIIYPTRKDKEPTILIEAKYHNNREKLESHLKQLKPYFENIRSQEKRVEFGILTDGIEYRFYTDLDKDNLLDNEPFMVIDLEKLTSKDFEYLKKFSRNFLNIEEAKAFALEKKYTDKLLAYLKKEIKNTSDDFLEFFKTKIGFKKTCADKIFNNFIKNAFSMLNENNDILLNNKKNNMGDGVEPGIKNNSIKPENLKKFEKLNYDMKTIYKKLECFIFALNPNEIEKVETKHYTGFKVQDRYFVDFVFNPGANKINITVKVALSQITLKEGFTRNMSNIGKLGNGNIQILCTSDSQIEEIKNLVKLSYNNIFLKIKK, encoded by the coding sequence ATGCTAGATAAAGATATAAATTTTATAAAATCAATAAAAGATGTAAGTAGAAAAATACAAAAAGCTAAGGATTTTATTGAAAACGAAGCACAAACAAGACAAAATCTTATTGATCCATTTTTAGATGCGATGGGCTATGATCATACTGATATTTCAATTGTTAAAGTTGAAGATAAGGCAGATATTCCTAAGCTTAATGGACTAAAAAAAGTCGATTATATTATTTATCCAACTAGAAAAGATAAAGAACCCACTATTTTAATAGAGGCCAAATATCATAATAATAGGGAAAAGCTTGAAAGTCATTTAAAGCAATTAAAACCTTATTTTGAAAATATTCGCTCTCAAGAAAAGAGAGTTGAATTCGGTATATTAACAGATGGCATAGAATATAGATTCTATACTGACTTAGATAAAGATAATTTATTAGATAACGAGCCTTTTATGGTTATTGATTTAGAAAAATTAACATCTAAAGATTTTGAATATCTTAAAAAGTTTTCTAGAAACTTTTTAAATATCGAAGAGGCTAAGGCTTTTGCATTAGAAAAAAAATATACAGATAAGCTTTTAGCTTATTTAAAGAAAGAAATAAAAAACACAAGTGATGATTTTCTTGAATTTTTTAAAACTAAAATTGGTTTTAAAAAAACATGTGCAGATAAAATATTTAATAATTTTATAAAAAATGCTTTTAGTATGCTTAATGAAAATAACGATATTTTATTAAATAATAAAAAAAATAACATGGGAGATGGTGTAGAGCCCGGCATAAAAAATAATAGTATTAAGCCCGAAAATTTAAAAAAATTTGAAAAATTAAATTACGATATGAAAACAATATACAAAAAATTAGAATGTTTTATTTTTGCTTTAAATCCCAATGAAATTGAGAAAGTTGAAACAAAGCATTACACAGGATTTAAAGTGCAGGACAGGTATTTTGTAGATTTTGTCTTTAACCCTGGAGCAAATAAAATAAATATTACAGTTAAGGTTGCTCTAAGTCAAATAACCTTAAAAGAAGGATTTACCAGAAATATGTCGAATATTGGCAAATTGGGTAACGGAAATATTCAGATTCTATGCACATCGGATTCACAAATTGAAGAAATCAAAAATCTTGTTAAACTAAGTTACAACAATATTTTTTTAAAAATTAAAAAATAA
- a CDS encoding P-loop NTPase family protein has translation MDRKNTKILLLVQLRDGVSKNISAIMFLTLLSKKYKVLLIDADPQASIKSYFPNLLEEQGIDVSKHIPFLC, from the coding sequence ATGGATAGAAAAAATACTAAAATATTGCTATTGGTTCAATTAAGAGACGGTGTTAGCAAAAACATAAGTGCTATTATGTTTTTAACACTTTTATCCAAAAAATATAAAGTCCTTTTAATTGATGCTGATCCACAAGCATCAATTAAAAGCTATTTCCCAAATCTCTTAGAGGAACAAGGAATAGATGTCTCAAAACATATACCTTTTTTATGCTGA
- the bptA gene encoding virulence-associated protein BptA encodes MGKILFFGLLAICIFFIFFFYKQKENNVIYNKIVEKFEDNVLIDETYTYPLKKDNLKKLVFIKSQLIVPELEHEKMMGGTGYLVDAYRALNTVYKFDFKVHDNKILGFKSVIFEGFEDAEVSKHENDLPSEKWQQLKDFNIGDPNINKKFFHLKFPFLVKNTLQVTLSKRFFNKIKKLERLKIVLISNEDREYKIDIENFLLKYNL; translated from the coding sequence ATGGGTAAAATATTATTTTTTGGGCTATTAGCAATTTGCATTTTTTTTATTTTCTTTTTTTATAAACAAAAAGAAAATAATGTTATTTATAATAAAATTGTTGAAAAGTTTGAAGATAATGTTTTGATCGATGAGACTTATACATATCCTTTGAAAAAGGATAATTTAAAAAAATTGGTTTTTATAAAATCGCAGCTTATAGTTCCTGAGCTTGAACATGAAAAGATGATGGGAGGAACGGGTTATTTGGTAGATGCTTATAGAGCGTTGAATACTGTTTATAAGTTTGATTTTAAAGTGCACGATAATAAAATTTTAGGTTTTAAAAGTGTAATTTTTGAAGGATTTGAAGATGCTGAAGTTTCAAAGCATGAAAATGATTTACCAAGTGAGAAATGGCAGCAATTAAAAGATTTTAACATTGGTGATCCGAATATAAATAAAAAATTTTTTCATTTAAAATTTCCTTTTTTGGTAAAAAATACCTTGCAAGTTACTCTTTCCAAGAGATTTTTTAATAAAATTAAAAAATTAGAACGATTAAAGATTGTTTTAATTTCTAATGAAGACAGGGAATATAAAATAGATATAGAGAATTTTTTACTAAAATATAATCTTTAA
- a CDS encoding isochorismatase family protein, whose amino-acid sequence MSSKEDFILKIAENSALILIDIQNDFLESGTLPVANSNEIIPLINQLQNYFQNIIATKDWHCKNHVSFLNSGGIWPEHCVKNTWGAEFPNSLNTQRIKKVFFKGTNRYYDSYSGFYDDDIKRKQTGFRLYLENNSINTLFIVGLALDFCVKETIIDAINLGFQVFLIIDATRSITTTPELIIQELKKLNVLNCFSKDIFDSKD is encoded by the coding sequence ATGTCTTCCAAGGAGGATTTTATTTTAAAAATAGCAGAAAATAGTGCACTTATTTTAATAGATATACAAAATGATTTTTTAGAATCGGGTACTTTGCCAGTAGCTAATAGCAACGAAATAATTCCTTTGATAAACCAACTTCAAAATTATTTCCAAAATATTATTGCTACCAAGGATTGGCATTGTAAAAATCATGTAAGCTTTTTGAACAGTGGGGGCATTTGGCCTGAGCACTGTGTCAAAAATACGTGGGGGGCAGAGTTCCCTAACAGTCTAAATACTCAACGAATAAAAAAAGTTTTTTTTAAAGGAACAAATAGATATTATGATAGTTATAGCGGATTTTATGATGATGACATTAAAAGAAAACAAACAGGTTTCCGCCTTTATCTGGAAAACAATTCAATCAATACATTATTTATAGTAGGATTAGCATTAGATTTTTGTGTAAAAGAAACAATAATTGATGCAATTAATTTGGGATTTCAAGTTTTTCTAATAATAGATGCTACGAGAAGTATAACAACTACTCCTGAATTAATAATTCAGGAGCTTAAAAAGCTTAATGTATTAAATTGTTTTTCTAAAGATATTTTCGATAGTAAGGACTAA
- a CDS encoding complement regulator-acquiring protein has product MKNFKLNIIKLNVITAILTSICISCAPFGNVNPNKLKNPTTSKKLKKTKRSNNFRNLKKTNNHINSENSAENNQNLENESQNSKSSNQNPQEETTISKLENIGKDMEAQEKEEDTQIAKINDTQYDFLETFKLQKDDIFMHNTKMKLKRIIYPSLNYDTEKILALKEILEKLDKTIKNRRIAGKFLETSRDIQLQQEDMHLKKIQNELRTLSKEKAEKLLQHVERDLKIKQNFVKTLNATIEAYNKNSGNIKTDVEALANHIKEKYSHALNLLNQAD; this is encoded by the coding sequence TTGAAAAACTTTAAATTAAATATTATTAAGCTTAATGTTATTACAGCAATATTAACTTCAATTTGCATATCATGTGCACCTTTTGGCAATGTTAATCCAAACAAACTAAAAAATCCTACCACTTCTAAAAAACTAAAAAAAACAAAGCGAAGCAACAATTTTAGAAATCTAAAAAAAACAAACAATCACATCAATTCAGAAAATTCAGCAGAAAATAACCAAAATCTTGAAAATGAATCTCAAAATTCAAAATCCTCAAATCAAAATCCTCAAGAAGAAACCACAATCTCAAAATTAGAAAACATTGGTAAAGACATGGAAGCTCAAGAAAAGGAAGAAGATACACAAATAGCTAAAATTAATGATACTCAATATGATTTCCTAGAAACTTTTAAACTTCAAAAAGATGATATTTTTATGCATAATACAAAAATGAAATTAAAAAGAATAATTTACCCATCCCTAAACTACGATACAGAAAAAATATTGGCATTAAAAGAAATTCTTGAAAAACTTGATAAAACTATTAAGAACCGAAGAATAGCTGGTAAATTTCTCGAAACATCAAGGGATATTCAACTTCAACAAGAAGATATGCATTTAAAAAAAATACAAAATGAATTACGCACTCTAAGCAAAGAAAAAGCCGAAAAATTGCTACAACACGTAGAACGTGATTTAAAGATAAAACAAAACTTTGTTAAAACCTTAAACGCAACTATTGAAGCTTACAATAAAAATTCTGGTAACATTAAAACAGATGTTGAAGCGCTAGCAAACCACATAAAGGAGAAATACTCCCATGCTCTTAATCTACTAAATCAAGCTGATTAA
- a CDS encoding complement regulator-acquiring protein yields the protein MKNFKLNIIKLNVITAILTSICISCTPFGNVNPNKLKNPTTSKKLKKTKRSNNFRNLKKTNNHINSENSAENNQNLENESQNSKSSNQNPQEETTISKLENIGKDMEAQEKEEDTQIAKINDTQYDFLETFKLQKDDIFMHNTKMKLKRIIYPSLNYDTEKILALKEILEKLDKTIKNRRIAGKFLETSRDIQLQQEDMHLKKIQNELRTLSKEKAEKLLQHVERDLKIKQNFVKTLNATIEAYNKNSGNIKTDVEALANHIKEKYSHALNLLNQAD from the coding sequence TTGAAAAACTTTAAATTAAATATTATTAAGCTTAATGTTATTACAGCAATATTAACTTCAATTTGCATATCATGTACACCTTTTGGCAATGTTAATCCAAACAAACTAAAAAATCCTACCACTTCTAAAAAACTAAAAAAAACAAAGCGAAGCAACAATTTTAGAAATCTAAAAAAAACAAACAATCACATCAATTCAGAAAATTCAGCAGAAAATAACCAAAATCTTGAAAATGAATCTCAAAATTCAAAATCCTCAAATCAAAATCCTCAAGAAGAAACCACAATCTCAAAATTAGAAAACATTGGTAAAGACATGGAAGCTCAAGAAAAGGAAGAAGATACACAAATAGCTAAAATTAATGATACTCAATATGATTTCCTAGAAACTTTTAAACTTCAAAAAGATGATATTTTTATGCATAATACAAAAATGAAATTAAAAAGAATAATTTACCCATCCCTAAACTACGATACAGAAAAAATATTGGCATTAAAAGAAATTCTTGAAAAACTTGATAAAACTATTAAGAACCGAAGAATAGCTGGTAAATTTCTCGAAACATCAAGGGATATTCAACTTCAACAAGAAGATATGCATTTAAAAAAAATACAAAATGAATTACGCACTCTAAGCAAAGAAAAAGCCGAAAAATTGCTACAACACGTAGAACGTGATTTAAAGATAAAACAAAACTTTGTTAAAACCTTAAACGCAACTATTGAAGCTTACAATAAAAATTCTGGTAACATTAAAACAGATGTTGAAGCGCTAGCAAACCACATAAAGGAGAAATACTCCCATGCTCTTAATCTACTAAATCAAGCTGATTAA
- a CDS encoding complement regulator-acquiring protein, with translation MKNPKLNIIKLNVITAILTSICISCAPFGNVNPNKLKNSTTSKKLKKTKRSNNFRNLKKTNSHTNSENSAENNQNLKNESQNSKSSNQNPQEETTISKLENIGKAVEAQEKEKDIQMAKINDTQHDFLETFKLQNDDIFMHNTKMKLKRIIYSSLNYDTKKILALKEILEKLDKTIKNQGIARKLLETSRDIQLKQEDMHLKKIQNELRTLGKEKAEKLLQHVERDLKIKQNFVKTLNATIEAYNKNSGNIKTDDEALANHIKEKYSHALNLLNQAD, from the coding sequence TTGAAAAACCCCAAATTAAATATTATTAAGCTTAACGTTATTACAGCAATATTAACTTCAATTTGCATATCATGTGCACCTTTTGGCAATGTTAATCCAAACAAACTAAAAAATTCTACCACTTCTAAAAAACTAAAAAAAACAAAGCGAAGCAACAATTTTAGAAATCTAAAAAAAACAAACAGTCACACCAATTCAGAAAATTCAGCAGAAAATAACCAAAATCTTAAAAATGAATCTCAAAATTCAAAATCTTCAAACCAAAATCCTCAAGAAGAAACCACAATCTCAAAATTAGAAAACATTGGCAAAGCCGTGGAAGCTCAAGAAAAGGAAAAAGATATACAAATGGCTAAAATTAATGATACTCAACATGACTTTCTAGAGACTTTCAAACTTCAAAACGATGATATTTTTATGCATAATACAAAAATGAAATTAAAAAGAATAATTTACTCATCCCTAAATTACGATACAAAAAAAATATTGGCATTAAAAGAAATTCTTGAAAAACTTGATAAAACTATTAAGAACCAAGGAATAGCTCGTAAACTTCTCGAAACATCAAGGGATATTCAACTTAAACAAGAAGATATGCATTTAAAAAAAATACAAAATGAATTACGCACTCTAGGCAAAGAAAAAGCCGAAAAATTGCTACAACACGTAGAACGTGATTTAAAGATAAAACAAAACTTTGTTAAAACCTTAAACGCAACTATTGAGGCTTACAATAAAAATTCTGGTAACATTAAAACAGATGATGAAGCACTAGCAAACCATATAAAAGAGAAATACTCACATGCTCTTAATCTACTAAATCAAGCTGATTAA